The Equus quagga isolate Etosha38 chromosome 10, UCLA_HA_Equagga_1.0, whole genome shotgun sequence genome includes a region encoding these proteins:
- the ZNF157 gene encoding zinc finger protein 157 — MLGITAAIAKDRKKNILSNTPLQYRKIPPSASVPYRATEEAAAVGNRELVPTRLFRASRSDRCRLLLQGSVSFEDVAVDFTRQEWHRLDPAQRTMHKDVMLENYSNLASVGLCVAKPEMIFKLERGEELWILEEDSSGHGYPGSLSLLCGNSSVGDNALRHDNDLRHQKIPTLDQTIDYDGYGKVFYKKIGFVGHKRTHTGNKNFECHECGKTYCRKSNLIEHLRIHTGERPYKCGECVKTFSARSYLIAHQKTHTGEKPFECNECGKSFGRKSQLILHWRTHTGERPYECTECGKTFSEKATLTIHQRTHTGEKPYECSECRKTFRVKTSLTQHQRTHTGEKPYECGDCGKNFRAKKSLNQHQRIHTGEKPYKCDECGKFFRMKMTLNNHQRTHTGEKPYRCNECGKSFRVHSSLGIHQRIHTGEKPYECNKCGNAFYVKARLIEHQRMHSGEKPYECSECGKIFSMKKSLCQHQKTHTGEKPYECSECGNAFYVKVRLIEHQRIHTGERPFECQECGKAFCRKAHLTEHQRTHTGRPLPCTLEKASP; from the exons ATGTTGGGAATTACAGCCGCCATAGcaaaggatagaaagaaaaatatactttcaaaTACCCCTCTGCAGTACCGGAAAATACCTCCCTCAGCATCTGTCCCTTATCGAGCTACTGAGGAAGCTGCAG cTGTGGGCAACAGAGAGTTAGTTCCTACACGTCTTTTCCGTGCATCCCGTTCTGATCGTTGCAGATTGTTGTTACAGGGATCTGTGTCATTCGAGGACGTGGCTGTGGATTTTACCCGACAGGAGTGGCACAGACTGGACCCTGCTCAGAGGACCATGCACAaggatgtgatgctggagaattACAGCAACCTGGCATCTGTGG GCCTCTGCGTGGCCAAACCAGAGATGATCTTCAAGTTGGAGCGAGGAGAAGAGCTGTGGATATTAGAGGAGGACTCCTCAGGCCATGGTTACCCAG GATCTCTCTCGCTGCTATGTGGAAACAGTTCTGTTGGGGATAATGCCCTCAGGCATGATAATGACCTTCGACATCAGAAGATTCCAACTTTGGATCAAACTATTGACTATGATGGATATGGGAAAGTCTTCTACAAGAAGATTGGCTTTGTTGGACATAAAAGAACACAcacaggaaataaaaactttgaatgTCATGAATGTGGGAAAACGTACTGCAGGAAATCAAACCTTATTGAACATCTGAGAATACACACGGGGGAGAGACCCTATAAATGTGGTGAATGTGTGAAAACCTTTAGTGCAAGATCATACCTCATTGCTCATCAGAAGACTCACACGGGGGAGAAGCCCTTTGAATGTAATGAGTGTGGGAAATCTTTTGGCAGGAAGTCACAACTCATTCTGCATTGGAGAACACACACAGGGGAGAGACCCTATGAATGTActgaatgtgggaaaacctttTCTGAGAAGGCAACCCTCACGATtcatcagagaactcacacaggggagaaaccctatgaatgcagTGAATGTAGGAAAACATTTCGCGTTAAGACATCCCTTACCCAACACCAGAGAACTCACACAggggagaagccctatgaatgtgGTGACTGTGGGAAAAACTTCCGTGCGAAGAAATCCCTAAATCAACATCAAAGAATTCACACAGgcgagaaaccctataaatgtgaCGAATGTGGGAAATTCTTCAGAATGAAGATGACTCTCAATAAtcatcagagaactcacacaggtGAAAAACCCTATCGGTGTAACGAATGTGGGAAATCGTTCCGGGTGCACTCATCTCTTGGGATACACCAGCgaattcacacaggagagaaaccttatgagtGTAATAAATGTGGTAATGCCTTTTATGTCAAAGCACGCCTCATTGAACATCAGAGAATGCATtcaggagagaagccctatgaatgtagTGAATGTGGAAAAATCTTCAGTATGAAGAAATCCCTTTGTCAACACCAGAAGACTCACAcgggagagaaaccttatgaatgtagtGAATGTGGAAATGCCTTCTATGTGAAAGTACGCCTCATTGAACATCAGCGAATTCACACAGGAGAGAGACCCTTTGAATGtcaagaatgtgggaaagccttttgCCGGAAAGCACACCTCACAGAACACCAGAGAACTCACACAGGCCGGCCGTTGCCTTGTACTCTGGAGAAAGCTTCCCCGTGA